One genomic region from Argentina anserina chromosome 2, drPotAnse1.1, whole genome shotgun sequence encodes:
- the LOC126785186 gene encoding LOB domain-containing protein 16, with the protein MASGSTGSSATTTTGTGSPCGACKFLRRKCASDCIFAPYFCSEQGPARFAAIHKVFGASNVSKLLLHVPVHDRCEAVVTIAYEAQARIRDPVYGCVAHIFALQQQVACLQAQLMQVKAQVAHQSLMDSRAMESQWQGNMNGVTNFPSYPSYMNPISPQSSLDSIDHSSNEAMNYMQEIQSSSRSEEFAFQASSKKRAYNGTDLGELQALAVRMMRN; encoded by the exons ATGGCTTCTGGGAGTACTGGTAGCAGTGCCACTACTACTACTGGAACTGGCTCTCCTTGTGGAGCATGCAAGTTTCTGAGGAGGAAGTGTGCCTCTGATTGCATATTTGCTCCGTACTTTTGCTCCGAACAAGGGCCTGCCCGATTTGCTGCCATTCACAAAGTGTTTGGGGCTAGCAATGTCTCCAAGCTCTTGCTTCATGTCCCTGTCCATGATCGATGTGAAGCTGTTGTCACAATTGCCTATGAAGCTCAAGCTCGGATTAGAGACCCCGTTTATGGATGTGTTGCTCACATTTTCGCCTTGCAGCAACAG GTGGCGTGCTTACAAGCACAATTGATGCAAGTGAAGGCACAAGTGGCTCATCAAAGCCTTATGGATTCAAGAGCCATGGAGAGTCAATGGCAGGGGAATATGAATGGAGTGACAAACTTTCCGAGTTACCCGAGTTACATGAATCCTATTTCTCCTCAGAGCTCGCTGGATTCCATTGATCACAGTAGCAATGAAGCTATGAATTATATGCAAGAGATACAAAGCAGCAGCAGATCAGAGGAATTTGCATTCCAAGCTTCTTCTAAGAAGAGAGCATATAACGGCACTGACTTGGGTGAGCTTCAAGCACTGGCCGTCCGAATGATGAGGAACTGA
- the LOC126785161 gene encoding poly [ADP-ribose] polymerase 1, producing MADPQNQKPWKVEYAKSSRSSCKTCRNPIEKETLRFGKMVQATQFDGFMPMWNHASCIMKKAKQIKSTDEVEGLELLRWEDQKRIRDYVQSGGSGGPAGPSETKTTSKASGIEVSQTSRATCKICSNKILKGEVRVSTKPEGQGARGLAWYHAKCFMESSPSAEVEKLSGWESIPVSDQAALSALAKDDKKVEAQDIKEILPQSTSKSGTKRRKDGDDDQKSKIIKSEGDVSTSRDTSVSAADIESQMEAQTKELWALKDDLKKHVTTVELRKMLEANAQSSTGSELDMRERCADGMMFGALSTCPLCSGHLHYSGAMYRCHGFLTAWSKCSYSTQEPERLKGKWKVPEDTDNQFLQKWFKSQKVCKPARILPPPSSNSPGGQAFNGQPQSGASLADLKVSFRGIPKESMEKWNKDIEGAAGSIHAKIKKDTTCLVVGEGLDDKDAEMKKARRMKIPIVREDYLVECFKRKKKLPFDLYKIEAVGEASSMVTVKVKGQSSVHESSGLQDTGHILEDGKSIYNTTLSMSDLSTGVNSYYILQIIQDDKSSECHVFRKWGRVGNDKIGGNKLEEMSKYDAISEFKRLFLEKTGNSWEAWEKKQDFQKRPGKFFPLDIDYGVNKEVSKKNQNNAPSKLPPQLAELMKMLFNVETYRAAMMEFEINMSEMPLGKLSKSNIQKGFEALTDIQNLLKSDGSSSIKDSLIVDASNRFFTVIPSIHPHIIRDEDDFQSKLKMLEALQDIEIASRLVGFDADTDDSLDEKYKKLRCCMNPLPHNSEDYQLIEKYLHTTHAPTHTDWSLELEEVFSLEREGEFDQYAPYRKKLKNRMLLWHGSRFTNFVGILSQGLRIAPPEAPATGYMFGKGIYFADLVSKSAQYCYTDKKNPVGLMLLSEVALGEIHELKKATYMDKPPNGKHSIKGLGKKKPEESDYMKWRNDVTVPCGKPVDSHVRTTELMYNEYIVYDKAQVKMQFLLKVKFHHKR from the exons ATGGCGGACCCTCAGAACCAGAAGCCATGGAAGGTGGAGTACGCCAAGTCTTCACGCTCGTCATGCAAAACCTGCAGAAACCCCATTGAGAAAGAGACCCTCCGCTTCGGCAAGATGGTTCAGGCCACCCAATTCGACGGCTTCATGCCC atgTGGAACCATGCTAGTTGCATAATGAAGAAGGCAAAGCAGATAAAATC AACTGATGAAGTGGAAGGCCTTGAGCTGCTCCGGTGGGAAGATCAGAAGAGAATTAGAGATTATGTACAAAGTGGTGGATCAGGTGGTCCTGCTGGCCCCTCGGAAACAAAAACTACAAGCAAGGCCAGTGGTATTGAAGTTTCGCAAACTTCTCGGGCTACTTGCAAAATATGCAGCAATAAGATTTTAAAGGGGGAG GTCCGTGTATCAACCAAGCCTGAAGGTCAAGGAGCTAGGGGCTTGGCATGGTACCATGCCAAGTGTTTCATGGAATCATCACCATCGGCCGAAGTGGAGAAGCTATCTGGATGGGAGAGCATCCCAGTTTCTGATCAGGCAGCTTTGTCTGCCTTAGCTAAGGATG ACAAAAAAGTTGAGGCACAAGATATTAAAGAGATTCTGCCACAGTCAACTTCTAAATCTGGCACTAAACGAAGAAAAGATGGGGATGATGATCAGAAGTCAAAGATTATTAAGTCGGAAGGTGACGTGTCAACAAGCAGGGATACGTCTGTGAGTGCTGCTGATATAGAGAGCCAAATGGAGGCGCAAACAAAAGAGCTCTGGGCTCTGAAGGATGATCTCAAAAAGCATGTGACAACTGTAGAGCTGCGTAAAATGCTTGAAGCCAATGCTCAGAGTTCAACAGGATCAGAGCTTGATATGCGTGAGCGTTG CGCTGATGGAATGATGTTTGGAGCACTTAGTACCTGCCCACTTTGTTCCGGTCATCTTCACTATTCTGGAGCCATGTACAGGTGCCACGGATTCCTGACTGCATGGAGCAAGTGTTCTTACTCTACTCAAGAACCTGAACGTCTTAAAGGGAAGTGGAAAGTCCCAGAAGATACAGATAATCAATTTCTGCAGAAG TGGTTCAAATCACAGAAAGTTTGCAAACCTGCACGAATACTGCCACCGCCATCATCCAACAGTCCTGGAGGTCAGGCTTTCAATGGCCAACCTCAATCTGGTGCCAGCTTGGCAGATTTGAAAGTTTCTTTTCGTGGAATACCAAAAGAATCCATG GAAAAGTGGAATAAAGATATAGAAGGGGCAGCTGGATCCATTCATGCCAAGATAAAAAAAG ATACTACTTGCTTAGTTGTGGGTGAAGGACTGGATGACAAAGATGCTGAGATGAAAAAAGCAAG GAGGATGAAAATACCAATTGTTAGAGAAGATTATCTGGTTGAGTGCtttaagagaaagaaaaagctaCCATTTGATCTTTACAAAATTGAAGCTGTTGGTGAAGCCTCTAGCATGGTCACTGTCAAAGTAAAAGGGCAAAGCTCTGTTCATGAATCTTCTGGATTGCAAGACACGGGTCACATTCTCGAGGATGGAAAAAGCATATACAATACTACTTTGAGCATGTCTGATTTGTCAACCGGTGTTAACAG TTATTACATCCTCCAAATTATACAAGACGATAAAAGTTCAGAGTGCCATGTGTTCCGTAAATGGGGACGAGTGGGAAATGACAAAATTGGAGGTAACAAACTGGAAGAGATGTCAAAGTATGATGCCATATCTGAGTTTAAGCGTTTGTTTCTTGAGAAGACTGGCAATTCATGGGAAGCGTGGGAGAAAAAACAAGATTTTCAGAAGCGACCTGGAAAATTCTTTCCATTGGATATT GATTATGGTGTTAACAAAGAGGTTtcaaagaaaaatcagaacAATGCACCTAGTAAATTGCCTCCCCAGTTAGCAGAACTGATGAAGATGCTCTTCAATGTTGAAACATACCG AGCTGCCATGATGGAATTTGAGATAAATATGTCAGAGATGCCACTTGGTAAACTGAGTAAAAGCAATATTCAAAAGG GGTTTGAGGCATTAACAGATATACAGAATCTATTAAAGAGTGATGGTTCCTCTTCCATAAAAGATAGCTTGATTGTAGATGCAAGCAATCGGTTTTTCACAGTGATCCCTTCTATACATCCGCATATTATTAGGGATGAGGATGACTTTCAGTCAAAG TTGAAAATGCTAGAAGCTCTCCAGGACATTGAAATTGCTTCCAGATTAGTCGGTTTTGATGCTGATACTGATGACTCTCTAGATGAGAAGTATAAGAAGCTCCGTTGTTGTATGAATCCACTTCCTCACAATAGTGAAGATTATCAGTTGATTGAGAAGTATCTTCATACTACTCATGCCCCTACACATACG GATTGGAGTCTTGAACTTGAAGAAGTTTTTTCACTTGAAAGGGAAGGGGAATTTGATCAATATGCTCCCTACCGGAAAAAGCTTAAAAACAGAATGCTGCTTTGGCATG GTTCTCGGTTTACAAACTTTGTGGGTATACTTAGCCAAGGACTAAGAATAGCTCCTCCTGAAGCTCCGGCTACTGGTTATATG TTTGGCAAGGGGATTTACTTTGCTGACCTTGTCAGTAAGAGTGCTCAATACTGCTATACAGATAAGAAAAATCCTGTGGGCCTCATGCTTTTAAGTGAAGTTGCCCTGGGAGAGATCCACGAGCTCAAGAAAGCTACG TATATGGATAAACCTCCCAATGGAAAGCACTCTATAAAGGGACTTGGCAAGAAAAAACCTGAGGAGTCAGACTACATGAAATGGAGGAATGATGTTACTGTGCCCTGTGGCAAACCCGTGGACTCACATGTCAGGACCACTGAACTGATGTATAATGAGTATATCGTTTATGATAAAGCTCAA GTGAAGATGCAATTTCTATTGAAGGTGAAGTTTCACCACAAGAGGTGA
- the LOC126785181 gene encoding LOW QUALITY PROTEIN: deoxyhypusine hydroxylase-B-like (The sequence of the model RefSeq protein was modified relative to this genomic sequence to represent the inferred CDS: deleted 1 base in 1 codon): MGSLSDDGATATGFESSPEMVKFLCDRLLDPLDPAQPISERFRALFSLRNLKGAAPRDALITATRDSSNLLAHEAAFALGQMQDAEAIPALIAVLNDFSLHPIVRHEAAEALGAIGLVSNIPLLKNSLASDPAQEVKETCELALNRIEQLKNASGQSMDEKSPFMSVDPAAPATSGTSVHQLRESLLDEKKSMYERYSALFALRNHGGDEAVTAIIDSLGSQSALLRHEVAYVLGQLQDNAASAALSNILMDKNEHPMVRHEAAEALGSIADDQSVSLLKQFAMDPEPIVSQSCEVALSMLEYEGSGKSFEYLFMQAPQVQ, from the exons ATGGGTTCGTTAAGCGACGACGGCGCCACCGCCACGGGGTTCGAGTCGTCGCCGGAGATGGTGAAGTTTCTGTGCGACAGATTGCTGGACCCG CTGgacccggcccagcccatATCGGAGCGGTTCAGAGCCTTGTTCTCTCTCCGCAACCTCAAAGGCGCTGCCCCTCGCGACGCCCTTATTACCG CAACAAGGGATTCTTCTAACTTGTTGGCACATGAGGCTGCATTTGCATTGGGTCAAATGCAAGACGCCGAGGCAATTCCTGCTTTGATAGCGGTTCTTAATGATTTCTCTCTGCATCCCATTGTTCGTCATGAG GCAGCAGAAGCTCTTGGTGCAATTGGTTTGGTGAGCAATATTCCTCTGTTAAAGAATAGCCTGGCTTCTGATCCAGCTCAGGAAGTAAAAGAAACCTGTGAGCTGGCCCTTAATCGGATTGAGCAGTTGAAGAATGCTAGCGGTCAATCCATGGATGAAAAATCACCTTTTATGTCTGTGGATCCGGCTGCACCAGCTACTTCTGGTACTTCTGTACATCAGCTAAG GGAATCTCTTCTGGATGAAAAAAAGAGCATGTACGAGCGGTATTCAGCTCTATTTGCACTGAGAAATCATGGTGGTGATGAAGCTGTTACTGCTATAATTGATTCTTTGGGTTCCCAAAGTGCTCTCTTGCGACACGAG gttgcttatgtgttgggcCAATTACAAGATAACGCTGCTTCAGCTGCTCTTTCCAACATATTGATGGATAAAAATGAGCACCCAATGGTTAGACATGAAGCTGCTGAAGCTCTTGGTTCCATTGCAG ATGACCAAAGTGTGTCACTTCTCAAGCAATTTGCAATGGATCCTGAGCCTATCGTGTCTCAGAGCTGTGAAGTTGCTCTAAGCATGCTAGAATATGAGGGATCAGGCAAATCATTTGAG TACCTCTTCATGCAAGCTCCTCAAGTACAATAA
- the LOC126785190 gene encoding bet1-like SNARE 1-1, with translation MNARRDYRNNKVALFDGIEEGGIRASASYSHEIDEQDNERAVDGLQDRVNLLKRLSGDIHEEVESHNHLLDRMGNDMDSSRGMLSGTMDRFKTVFETKSSQRMFTLVASFLVVFLVVYYLTR, from the exons ATGAATGCTCGAAG GGACTACCGCAACAACAAAGTTGCTCTTTTTGATGGCATTGAGGAGGGTGGCATCAGGGCCTCAGCTTCATATTCCCATGAAATTGATGAGCAAGATAATGAAAGGGCAGTGGATGGATTGCAAGATAGAGTCAATTTGCTGAAGAGA TTGTCAGGTGACATACATGAGGAGGTGGAGAGTCATAATCATTTGCTGGACCGGATG GGCAATGATATGGATTCATCAAGGGGAATGCTATCTGGTACAATGGACAGGTTTAAGACG GTTTTTGAGACCAAGTCGAGCCAGAGAATGTTTACACTGGTGGCATCATTTCTGGTCGTCTTTCTAGTTGTATACTATCTCACTAGATAA